The Corylus avellana chromosome ca11, CavTom2PMs-1.0 genome contains the following window.
CACAAGGCAATGAATTTTGTTCCAATTTCCCACATCAATTGCTGCAAGGTCCCAAATGAATTGgcttattattaaaaataaaaaattaaaaaaaaatccttattctCTGAAAGATTTATTTTGTATAATACTGCACGGTTCTACTTTGCAAAACTTCCGAATCATCATTTTGAAGCTCATTCTCTTGATCATAAATGATCTACTTGCCATGAAATGACCTAGCTCGAATTAGCTTTTAGTATTCAATGTGAGATTGCGCTATCTAAATTTTGTAGGAGACTATTCAATCTTTTCAGAGTTATATGTGTATGGTATATCTTTTTTATCGCCTGTAACTATTATGGTGGCGGTAATATCATTTCAGATTTGGTTTTAATCTTTTTGCCAAGGTAAATGGATTTGGCCTAGGTGCTGTAAACAAAATTATAGGagattttttgtaatttttttaaaaatgattcagttttaatttcattctttctctatttttttcatGGAGAACTTGAAATTGAATCTGAACCGTTGAAAAAACTATAGCAATGCCTAAGCCAAATCCATTGTGCAAAATGAAAATTTAGTAATATCACATCTTATGTGACCCAACTAATTAAAAAGACGTTTCAAAGGAGTCATTTACATTTGTTCCAAGGCCAGCTTCACTTGCTTGGTTGAAAAGTCCACTTCAAACTAATGAAACCGATCGATCAATCAACATCTGTAGACATAGGCTAGGCTTAATTTGACTGCAATTTGAGATTGATTCCCTTCACCAAACTCAATTTTAGATATTCATCTCCTTGAATTTTGTTGTGTAATTGCCAATCATTTCCCAATAATGTTGAGGCAGAATGGTGCAGGACATTGTTGTTCTAATTATCaatgaaagagagaaatttggtGTTATTACACATGTTTATGTATAACATGGgcaaaagaaacagaaaaaaaaaaaaaaaaaaaaaaattaataattaaattccaaattctATCCCATTATAATCTCCTTCAGGGCGTGTGTCACTGTTGAAGTAGATTTTTGCATGGTCAAAACGAACAACAGACTCCTGCAAAACAATGAGAAAGTCACCGAAAAAGCGCCAACCCTTGAGACTGAGGAGCCTtcaatgcttaagtcagtaaaTAGTTCTCACAGTGTAAGAGAGAAAGTTTATGGTGAAAGAAGGCAACACTTGTTTTCTGAAAATTGTGACCTTTTTAATGTGAGACTCCTTAGAGGCGGTTCCTAATTGTTTGCCACGTGACGAGATTGAGCTTGTAGCTGTGCAAGTGCTATCTGATTATTTGCCAATGTAGTGAGTGGGTCATTGTTATCCCAGTTTGCCAACTAAAGTTTTATCTCTTTAATCTGCTGATGTCCCATTTGCCTGTAAATGTTTGTTTATAAATGGgattgatcctttttttttttttttgttgtcatgCAAGAATAGGCAATGAAAGTTTAAAGGTGaaatagataataaaataatttaagatGTGCCACTTGAACTAATGAGGAAAAGCAGGTCTCCTTTTCATTCTAAAATTGCTAATGCCATATATAGCTTTTCACTTCAAAATGCATGCCTCAGCCATATTAGTTTGAAATAGTCATACTAATAGACTTTTTTGAAGGTACTTTCTTAGTAATATAACCctgtaagaaagaaaaatcacacATTGATTCATGTAAATGGCAAAGGAACAAAATCTAAGATCAAGAACATATACACAACATGCATGTAACATATGAATTATTGAAGTCCTTATCCAATATAAAAATATCTGCACAAAATTAAGAGACAGATCTGTATCAAAACAATCCAAACCTTAGAAGGCACTCAAGCTTCAAATGAGCTTAGTATTTCATTTCACTATGCCCACTAACTTGAATCAAGGGGcctaaatatattttatatatatataggcttagaaatataattaagtttGGCTCTTCCTTCATGATAAGAAATCTTAGCTAGATCTGCTTGCTCCTAACTGATAACTTCATAGTCCCATGCTCTCTCCATGCTCCCCATGCTCGCCATGCATGTTTATGTCTATATATGACCATACATGCATGCCACACACGGTCTTCTGAAGACTTTGacttgaacaaaaaaattttgttccCATCTACATGAAAggaatggtggtggtggtggaagaTATGATATCAAATGATATCAAATAAGGTAATAATTTCCGCATGGGGCCAACACTAATCCTAACATGACCACTAGAAGATGTGGGTAATCATAAATCATGATATTATCAAAACTGACCTCACCCCCTCCATCCAtgctctcaaaaaaaaaaaaataaataaataaaataaacacctCTCCCTATCCATGTTCTGAGTGTGCTTTCTTTTTGACCTTTTATTtgtttgcttcttttcttcttttttttttttcacgtggAAAGTGAAAAATTGCAAAGGCCAAGGCAATTCACTTTCCTTGCTTGAATTTATATTCTCCTTACTTTTGCCTAATGGATCGAGTTGCTAGCTACCTAGAAAATGGAGCTTGAAAAGCTCCTACTTTTTTTCCACCACAATACTATCTCTAAtgatatttaataattaattagtacCCTAATGAAGGTATGAATGATCGAAGTTTGGTTGATTATCTACTAGTAATAAGCGTTATTTTCAACCATATTGATTGGTCAGGGGTCATATTTTTCGGTAGCGAGATTTTGGTTTAATTCTATAAAGGAATACTCCATTAGATTATAAGGGATTTGGATTTTATACAATAGGACTATTCTACATAAGAGTTTGTCGGAGCCTTATTTGCTTGAGTTGTCCAAACACTTACCAAACAAGTGAGATTTAGACAGACTCTAACATGGACTGTCTTATTACAGTATAATATGACAATCTTATTACACGAGATCTTTATGCAATTCTATCACCGGAGAGCCCTATTTCCTAAATCTATCATGTTGAGAATAAGTCATGAATATCCGGAATTTAGGCAGCCATCTTGGACCATTGAGGTTCTTcgtttaaaagaaaagaaaagaacaaatctTTTGATATTCATGTAAATAGTAGAAAACAACGGGCCAAGAAGCAAAATTGTAAAATGACAAAGAGAATATTTCACTTTTCAGTTTTCACCGTTAAAGGTGGGGGCAAAAGGTGAAATATGTCAAAAGTTGTCTAAAGCGAATAACTACTTTTTTGTTCCCGCTTTTTTTAGGCCCCTGTTCGTAATGAGTCATTTTGACTTTCCTGTTAACACTTCAGTCATTCACAAACACCTCCTTCTTTTGCGCCCTATTACCTGCTTAAATAAAGCCAAAATCTTTACCCAAAATAATAGTAAAGAAATTAACTAAATCCAAACTGTGAAGAAAAATATTGGGTTTTGGAGTGGAAGAGATTATGAACATTTTAATTgtgatatcaaagccttaaAAAGAGGGGAGTATGACCCACAAGAGAGGCCCAGTTACTTTGGACAATTGCAATCCATGGCTTTGAACACCAACTGTTTGACGAAAATGGCCAAAGAAGAAGTTCACCAACAGCAACATCACCAACTGGGTCTCtgtctttgtctctctctttctctctctcccagtTCACTCTCTCAACCTCACCACCAACACCTCTatcctctttttctctctttttccatttttctctctgGATTTTCTTGCTCTCCATGGACCGAAGTGACAAGCAGCAGCAGCTGTCGTTGGCCAAGTGCGCGCGGCAGCGATGCAATGAAGAATGGTTTGTtttatgcatttgtttttttttctatgtttgAGTGTTGTAATTCACTccaattatcatatttttacttatttttattataagcatatattttcatttcttaattGTTTGATATCTCGGTTTATGCCTTTTATCTTGTAATTAGTTCTTATTCCTGTTCATGTGTACTGGATGGCTAGTTTTTTATTCTATCGTTGCTGAAGTGATGCAATGAGTGATATGTTTTGATGTTTAATACACTTCAGTATCAGATTTTCAGTTACTGCCttccttaaaataaatttaataatttgtatgcatgtatttctgttttaaaaaatgcttgAGTGATGTGCTGAAAGGTTTGTTTGATGGTATTTCTATATTCTGATTGTATGATTTACTTCCAATTTTCTATCTTTTGTTCCTGATTTCTTCTTTTGCTGTTTGTGTGTATGATGATGTCTTTTGTTAATGTTAATGTGCTTTAGGTGTTGGTTCTTCATGTTTAACTTGAGAATATTTCACTAgtgtaaattttaatttgtcaCTAGTCCATGAGGTCAGGCATAAGCCTTAAAGCGTGAGGGATAAGTCATTACTGTAAAGTTTAACAGACCAGAAGAGAAGAACCGTGCAAGAAGAAATAGAATGCTGAAAATTGAGCATTCAGCAGTAAGAGTTGAATAGCTTTGTCCCCCCCAAcccctaaagaaaaaaaaaagttgtgtaaTAAAGAGAGCATGGTATGCTATTAAAATCTCAAATTTGTATCCAAAAGGAAAATGCAAAACACAAGCCTGAAGAAATCTTGCTGGACTGTTGTATCACCAAAGGTCAAGATGCTTCATACGAGATCAACTAATTTTCATGTAAAAACTAGCAgataatcttttttcttattgTCGTAGTTTTGACCATGGTCAATTCTATCAATTAACTAATTGGTCCAGCTAGGAAAATGCCTATCCCATGTTAGCAGAAAAGATGTGCTATTTGAGCCTTAAGGATGCACCTAAACTAAAAGTAAAAGGCCTTTGGAGAGCCAACGTTAAGTATCTGCACCTTGGAGTGTTCTGTTGGTGCCTTACCTCAAGGCACTCCTTCTAAAACTTACTGGGAAAACCTACGGGTTGCAGCCTGGTTTACCCATCCCTTGACTTGGCTTTTCTACAATTAAATGTACTAATCCATAGTCTTTAATATATTGCACTTCTTTCGATCTTAATTGACTGAGTTCCTTCCTTTGTAACTAGAGTTTCCTTTTAgttttctgttaaattagttTGTCCATTTTGAGTTTTCCACTTCTAGTGATACACATAGCACCCCCAAACTACCACCCCTTTGGCACTTAGACCATTGAAGTTTAAAATGTGACATTTGATCACCTCCAACTATCACCCTGTTACAAGTTACACCCTCCGTTAGCATTTGGgttaaaataaatggaaaatgcCACATGTGCACCACAAGTGTATTTtcccaaaacaagaaaacaaaaaaaaaaaaaaattcactctaATGATGCCATCTCTGCTTTATTTGCATATTCCTGTTACCTATCATTACTACTAATATTTGAGAACAAGCACTTTAAGAGACTAACATTAGAGATCCAAAGTGAAGGAATGAGTTCAATTTGTGATATGTGAGTACATATGGTACATATACACACATTAAACAATGTAAGTGTTATTGTTATAAGATTTCTTTTTCAGATTTAAGAATCTTTACAACACATAACGAATATATAAGGTTTTGTCGGCATTGATAAATATTTATAGTGTCTTGTTCTAATTTTGCAACTAAATTTATGGCTAATGATAGCTTTTGACTGTTGCATATAACATTTTAACAAATATGTGATTTCTTCCAAATGCTTTTGAACGTACAGTATTCCTTTCAGGTGTTAATGTATGTGGCTTACTTCTTTACCTTTTACCCTTCCAAATTGTGTGGTTATATTTCAATggtaataattattataatattttaagtgCTGATGCTCTAGAAACAGTGATTTCTTTATGTGTTAAATCAATAGATTATCACTAAACTCTTTATATTTTCTGACATAAATCTATAGGCTTAGAACTAGTGCTGATCCCTGAATCAGAATTACACTTCAATTAGTGTTGTTCACATGTATCTTTAAACaagataatttttgttattagcTAGCGTCAGAGCAGGATCTAAAAGTTGTCAACTTAACCTGGAAACCCACTTGTTCATTTCTTCTATGGATGCAAATGAAATAATTCTTTTGTCAGTAATTGGCTGATAACCTGTTGTAGGATTTTTCGAGATGTTCCAAGTGATATTACCATAGAAGTGAGTGGAGGGACGTTTCATTTACATAAGGTAACTATCTGCCTTGTTTTATTATGAATTTGTTCGTTATATTCTGATTGAGAGCATGCGTCTTGTGATGGATGAAGCttcttttatttagttgttGGCGATGCATATGTTTGAATGCAATTTCATTGTGGTATTCGCTTCAGCTGTATTATCTTTTGTAAACATAAAGAATGAGTTAATAGATGGCATTAAATACATACTATGTTTCAGGTGTGAAAATCTAGtttgttctctctttcttgGGTATGCTTATGAATATCTGATGCAGGTATTATTTGCTAGTGAATATTACCTGACATCTGCCCTTGGGGTTTATCTCACTTGTAAGGTGTGGGATGGGGCTACAATTGGTCTTAAAGTCAAATTTCACCTCCAAAAAAACAAGGGGACTTGAACTCAAATTCAAGTTTGCTGGAATTGTGACTTAAATGGGAAAAGAAGAATAATCAAATTGGAAGGAAAAAATATGTATGTCAGGGGAggaaaataagaatataagaaaaGGAAAGCCATTGTCTCTCATTCTGATTGTCTCTGATTAATTGGGAGTAATCAACTATTTTGATTGTCCAGATATTTTGCTACtcgttgcattttttttttttttaaccactaAAATATACACATAAAAGTTAGGTAAGCATGAACGTTTTCTATAATTGGAGATGTATGTTGCCAGAATTTTGAATatgaaattctttttaatttgctttttttcttcGTCATAAATTTCAAATAACATTTTCAAATTTAGTTTATTGTCAGAATTATATATTTCCACCAAACCTAACTTACAGATTGTCACAATTATGTTTTCATGAGGCACACACTCTTGGATTTGTGATGCTCTTGCTCACCTGACTTTACTAGTGTCATAGATTCTGTGGTTGGGTAACTTAACAGAACTGTAGCTGTGAAGCATCGTTTCCTATCATTGTGTACCTACTTaactatcttgaaaatgattAACTAAAGGGCCAAGATTAGTTGCTGTACCCTAGACAATAACCTAGTTGCAGAAAGTACGACATTAGACATAAAGAGAGTGAGTGCCTATAACCTTCTCTTTCCATCAATTCTCCCACAAACCTCCACCACTAAAAGAAatctaaaaagaagaaaggagcAAATAACCATTGGTTTAATTATAAGAAGTTGCTTTATGCATAGCAGTGATACtattttttcatacttttcATGGTTTCAATTGTCTTGATTCTCAAATGCAGTTCCCTCTTGTCTCTCGAAGTGGGCGAATCCGAAAATTAGTTGCAGAACATAGGGATTCTGATATGTCAAGGGTAGAGCTTCTTAATTTACCAGGAGGTGCAGAGTCCTTTGAGTTGGCAGCAAAATTCTGTTATGGAATCAACTTCGAAATTACATCTATGAATGTTGCTCAGCTGTGCTGTGTTTCTGATTACCTTGAAATGACTGAAGAGTTTTCAAAAGATAATCTTAATTCTCGTGCTGAAGAATATATTGAGAGTATTGTTTGCAAGAACCTTGAAATATGTGTTGAGGTTTTGCAACAATGTGAAAACCTGCTCCCTCTTGCAGATGAGCTGAAAATAGTTAGCCGTTGCATAGATGCAATAGCCTCAAAGGCTTGTGCAGAGCAAATTGCTTCAAGCTTCTCACGCTTAGAGTACAGCAGCTCAGGAAGGCTTAACATGAACAGGCAAGCGAAGCGTGACGAGGACTGGTGGATAGAAGATATATCTGTTCTGCGGATTGACTTGTATCAAAGAGTCATGACGGCAATGAAGTGCCGTGGGGTCCGTCCTGAGAGTATTGGTGCATCCCTCGTTGGTTATGCCCAGAAGGAGTTGACAAAGAAATCCAGCTTATGGAATCCATCTAGCCAGGCAAAAGCTGATTTTCTTTCAGGTTCAAATGGGCATGAAAAACTTGTGGTTGAGACAATTGTCAGCCTCTTACCTGTTGAGAAACTTGCTGTTCCAATCACATTCCTTTTTGGACTTTTGCGAAGTGCAGTTATGCTTGATTGTACAGTTGCTTGTAGGCTTGATCTGGAGAGGAGGATTGGGTCCCAGTTGGATATTGCTACACTTGATGATCTTCTGATACCTTCTTTTAGGAATGCAGGCGATACCTTATTTGATGTTGATACAGTTCATAGAATTTTGGTAAATTTCTCACAGCAAGATGATAGTGAAGATGATATGGAAGATGCCTCTGTTTTTGAATCTGATAGTCCTCATTCACCTTCCCAATCTGCCTTGTTCAAAGTTGCAAAATTAGTGGATAATTACCTTGCCGAAATTGCTCCTGACGCAAATCTCAAGCTTGCTAAGTTCATGGTCATTGCAGAGGCTTTGCCGACACATGCACGCACCGTTCATGATGGCTTGTATCGAGCCATTGATATTTACCTGAAGGTATGTATTGCTCATCTTTGCTTGCAATTTTATCTGGACAAAAACATTGTGCAACATGAAACAGATTGATTGTGGAGGTGGCTTCCACTGCATATTACAGATACTTGATCTTGATTCTTGACAGGGAGCACTTGCCCAACGACTCCCCTCCTAAGACTTAATACAAGAAATAGTCATGATCAATTtcaagagagaagaagaaggaaaaaaaaaacttggctAGTTCTACTTTTATCCAATAGGCAAACCAAGTTttctttgaaatatattttgctGGTGCTTCTACCACCTATTTGTAATTACCACTGAGATTGACAGGGAGTAAACAGAGTTTAATTATATTACCAATTCGTTTTTGGAATTTCCTTATATCTGATTTAAAGTAAATGCATGTTCAGGCACATCAAGGTTTACCAGAGTTTGACCGGAAGAAGCTATGCAAAATGATTGATTTCCAAAAGCTCTCGCAGGAAGCTGGTGCACATGCTGCACAAAATGAGCGCCTCCCTCTCCAATCTATTGTACAAGTGCTCTACTTTGAGCAAATAAGGCTTCGAAATTCCTTGAGCTGTTCGTATGGAGATGACGACCACAAGCCAATGCACCAGTCATGGCGGATCAGCAGTGGTGCGCTAAGTGCAGCAATGTCTCCACGAGACAACTATGCATCATTGAGACGAGAAAATCGTGAGCTAAAACTTGAGCTAGCGAGGTTGCGGATGAGGCTAAATGATCTGGAGAAAGAACATGTTTGTATGAAAAGGGATATGGAGAAGTCCAATTCTCGTAAGTTTATGAGTTCTTTCTCAAAGAAAATTGGTAAACTGGGCTTCTTTGGACATAGTTCTTCGAGGGGATCAAGTTCTCCATCAAAGTATTCGCATAGAACAGACTCTAAGGTTATTGAGAGAACATGTGCAAGCACAGAATAGGTAATTAACATCactcggttttttttttttttttcttcccttgtATCTGTTGAGTATCTGCACGTCATGTTTGTGGTGGCCTTTTCACTTTataatgtttcttttttcctttttggccaCCTTGTAAATGATTTCTGGTGCTTTGAGTTAGCAAGATAGGGGGCTCTTCTCGATTGCAAGTGATGGTTTTTGGTGGCTACTGCTTTGATGtttatacatatttaaaatacttttgatGTGACAATTAAGTTCATGATAAATGGTAAATTCTTTGGTACCATTCCATACATGCCTCTGGGCTCTGCATATCTCTGTTatatatcatttgttttttcctcaTAAGTAATTCTTTCAGTTAACATTGTAGTAATTTAAGAATGATTTATGAAATTCCAGAATAATCCcaactaaaattaatttcaagatGACTATTttctgccttttctttttctcttaaaatttgCCTCATCTTCTCTCACcgaatttcatttttcaatatagTTTCCAAGTAATTCCTGAAATTCTTACTAGATTAAAACAGGCTTTTTCTTCCTTAATTTGCCCCTTTTCTTCCAGGTTAAATCCTCtactaaatattttatatcgTTCTCAATGAAAAAGAGTGGGAATCCTGAAAATGTTGATAGACCCAACAAAGTGTAATTATACCTATGACTGACCcagtgaaaattttaaaaagctcTGAATGAATCTTGTTTGCAGCAACAATTGCAACGACTGTTACAACATTATTTTAGTAGTTGTTCCAAGAAAAACCTTTGCACTCCTAGCTTGTCTGTCAAACTTTTATTTGGTATAGTATCTGCAATTTCTTAATGATAGAGCTATAACTAACTACCAATTCTCGCTTTTGCATTGTCAATATGGGACCTGGATGTGTTTGAG
Protein-coding sequences here:
- the LOC132166125 gene encoding BTB/POZ domain-containing protein At5g48800-like; translated protein: MDRSDKQQQLSLAKCARQRCNEEWIFRDVPSDITIEVSGGTFHLHKFPLVSRSGRIRKLVAEHRDSDMSRVELLNLPGGAESFELAAKFCYGINFEITSMNVAQLCCVSDYLEMTEEFSKDNLNSRAEEYIESIVCKNLEICVEVLQQCENLLPLADELKIVSRCIDAIASKACAEQIASSFSRLEYSSSGRLNMNRQAKRDEDWWIEDISVLRIDLYQRVMTAMKCRGVRPESIGASLVGYAQKELTKKSSLWNPSSQAKADFLSGSNGHEKLVVETIVSLLPVEKLAVPITFLFGLLRSAVMLDCTVACRLDLERRIGSQLDIATLDDLLIPSFRNAGDTLFDVDTVHRILVNFSQQDDSEDDMEDASVFESDSPHSPSQSALFKVAKLVDNYLAEIAPDANLKLAKFMVIAEALPTHARTVHDGLYRAIDIYLKAHQGLPEFDRKKLCKMIDFQKLSQEAGAHAAQNERLPLQSIVQVLYFEQIRLRNSLSCSYGDDDHKPMHQSWRISSGALSAAMSPRDNYASLRRENRELKLELARLRMRLNDLEKEHVCMKRDMEKSNSRKFMSSFSKKIGKLGFFGHSSSRGSSSPSKYSHRTDSKVIERTCASTE